The following proteins come from a genomic window of Flavobacteriales bacterium:
- the tpiA gene encoding triose-phosphate isomerase — MREKIVAGNWKMNMTRETGLSLADEIFTGLADGASSDVKVILAPSFPFISDLVSKADGSAVSVSAQNCYQEENGAFTGEVSVEMLKSFGCEYCIVGHSERRQYFGEDDALVNLKIQRLFSHGITPIYCCGESLEERESEHHFDVVGDQIQSALQGFTKDELSKIVIAYEPVWAIGTGITATPKQAQEMHAFIREKLSEVLSEHAEEISILYGGSVKPENASELFAQKDIDGGLIGGASLAATDFLQIIHSF; from the coding sequence ATGAGAGAGAAAATAGTAGCTGGAAACTGGAAGATGAACATGACCCGAGAGACAGGGTTAAGTTTGGCGGATGAGATTTTTACAGGATTGGCTGATGGTGCTTCGTCAGATGTTAAGGTGATTTTGGCGCCATCTTTCCCCTTCATTTCTGACCTTGTTTCCAAAGCTGATGGATCGGCTGTTTCCGTCTCTGCCCAAAACTGTTATCAAGAAGAAAATGGTGCCTTTACAGGCGAAGTTTCTGTTGAAATGCTGAAGTCATTCGGATGCGAATATTGCATTGTGGGTCATTCTGAAAGACGCCAGTATTTCGGAGAAGATGATGCGCTTGTCAATTTGAAGATTCAGCGTCTTTTCTCGCATGGAATCACACCGATCTACTGTTGTGGCGAATCGTTGGAAGAACGCGAATCGGAGCATCATTTTGATGTGGTCGGAGATCAGATTCAATCTGCTTTACAAGGTTTTACAAAGGACGAATTAAGCAAGATTGTAATTGCCTACGAGCCCGTTTGGGCCATTGGTACGGGGATAACTGCTACACCGAAACAGGCACAGGAAATGCATGCATTTATTCGCGAAAAACTGTCTGAGGTTCTGTCTGAACACGCAGAGGAAATTTCCATCCTTTATGGGGGAAGTGTAAAACCTGAAAATGCCAGCGAACTCTTCGCTCAAAAAGATATTGATGGCGGCCTTATTGGTGGCGCATCTTTAGCTGCTACCGACTTTTTACAAATCATTCACTCTTTCTAA
- the prmA gene encoding 50S ribosomal protein L11 methyltransferase yields the protein MAHAVLTIKVSPVEMGRQIVISELSDIDFEGFLETDEGVEAYIEESALNLDNVEAVFSRIREAEFDVSFETSLSEEKNWNEEWEKNFDPVEIKDLCRIRAPFHESKQGFKMEILIMPKMSFGTGHHATTSLMVEYLMTTKVESPLLDMGSGTAVLAIVARKLGAEDVTAIDIDEWAFENAPDNCELNDINDIEILKGDASLLGTKKFRTILANINRNVLVEDIPKYAASLEKNGQLFVSGFYVEDLDIIKDVAIRSGFIFNGNLTKNNWVSARFIKQ from the coding sequence ATGGCCCACGCGGTGCTTACAATTAAGGTCAGTCCTGTAGAAATGGGACGACAGATCGTTATTTCTGAACTTTCCGATATTGACTTCGAAGGTTTCTTGGAAACCGATGAAGGTGTGGAAGCTTACATCGAAGAATCAGCGTTGAATTTGGATAACGTGGAAGCCGTTTTTTCCCGCATTCGCGAAGCTGAATTTGACGTTTCGTTTGAGACATCTCTTTCTGAGGAAAAGAATTGGAATGAGGAATGGGAAAAGAATTTCGATCCGGTTGAGATCAAAGACCTTTGCCGCATCCGAGCGCCATTCCATGAATCGAAACAAGGCTTCAAGATGGAAATTCTCATTATGCCTAAAATGTCTTTCGGAACAGGTCATCATGCCACAACTTCGCTGATGGTGGAATACCTGATGACCACCAAAGTGGAAAGTCCGCTGTTGGACATGGGTTCTGGAACAGCGGTGCTGGCCATTGTTGCGCGCAAACTTGGTGCGGAAGACGTTACCGCCATTGATATTGATGAATGGGCATTTGAGAATGCGCCAGACAATTGCGAGTTGAATGACATCAACGATATTGAGATTCTTAAAGGCGATGCTTCTCTGCTCGGAACGAAGAAGTTTCGCACAATTCTAGCCAATATCAATCGGAATGTATTGGTGGAAGATATTCCGAAATATGCAGCATCACTCGAGAAAAACGGACAGCTTTTTGTAAGTGGATTTTATGTTGAAGACTTAGATATCATCAAAGACGTAGCTATTCGATCAGGCTTTATCTTTAACGGAAATCTGACTAAGAACAATTGGGTCTCAGCCCGATTCATCAAACAATAA